The genomic interval CACGTTCACTGATTTTTCCAAGGAGACCCCAACATTCTATAAAACTGGAAGCTAAGTTTGAGGAGTCAGTGTGTTTCACTGctgtgaaaattattaaaaaaaaaaaaaacaacaaaaaaaaaagcaagcaagcaagcagaCAGTGGACATGGAGCAGCACCTGCGTACGTACAGGACCCCTTGCAGCCGAGGGCAAGGTTACTTCGTCCTACGGTACAGACGGTACAGCTCGCCGGGCTGGCGGCCAGAGCTGCCACTCTGTGCCCGCCAACACCACTGTGCTCCTCAGAGTGGTGCCAGCTTAACTCAATCACACCAATATTGCTGCCACCACCTGTGACAGGGAAAGCAAGAAGCTTATGGAAAACACACAGCCTCCAGACAGCAATGTACACATCCCCCTCCGCTCCGCTACAGAGCCAAACCCCAGAGCTCGGCCGCGCTCACCGCAGCGGCGGACAGTGCCTCCGAGCACTCCCACAGGAGTGATGGCCTCAGCTGGGCTCCTGAGGCTCCACTACACTGCCTACAGAGCCCCTGCAACCAGGCTGAGCTCCCTTTCTGGTTTGCCCTAACTCTTCAGTGCCAGGAGTAGCTTATGGCATACATGCATTACCTGCACTACTTTCAGTTCTCTAGCAGGGCATTAGGATGGAAGCAAAACCAGTGTGCTCCTCTTCCCTCTAACTCTGGGGTACTACTGCCATTGGTaggggaaaacagggagaaatgtttttgttcagCAGGAGATGCCCTGACTGACTCCGACTTTGGGAAGTCTTTCTCATTGAGCACGAAATAGGAAagacaaaatcaaaaccaaactaGTTTATGCATTAATCTAAGTATCTTTTAACACTGGCAGCTTTAGCGGTCTCTGCTTTATGCTGTGACCCTGTGCAGACCTATTGCTCCACACTGACAGCCTCTTCAACTAAAAGCAGTGCAAGTTCCATTCACGGTCTCAATGCACCATTTGCCAGTTTAATTTCATGCACTTTCACATCATCATCAAACATTAGAAGTTCATGACACCGAGCACAAGCTTAATGTTACTCAGATTTAAAATGATTATGCACACAATTCAGGAGAATTAAGGAACAAGAAACTCTGACACATACTGCTTTACTAGCTCCAACAGAACAGAGGATGGAGGAGTCTGGAGAGAATGCACAGCCATACACCCAGTTCGGATGGCCTCTCAGCACCTTCATCATGTTTCCTAAACAGAAAGGCATTGCTGTAAGAATTGGTTAAATATTACAAGGTTCAGATGGGAAAGCTTTTCCAAGTTAGTTATTCCTTTGCgaaattttgtattattttcccAAACTTCTTGCAGTCattctgcacagaaataaaaccccCGGGATGCAGCTTCTACTTCCATGTCCCTATTCAGAAAGGTCACTTCGTGCACTCTTAGCCCAAAACCTGCTTCTGCCTCCAGGGTTCAGACAAATAAGGAATTccaaggagctgcagagtgaGTGACTAAAGAATTCCAAGCGCACAGTGAGTGACTAACCGAACACGCAGTTTTGAAGCAATCCCGACCAAACTGAGTCTAGAGCAATAACAGAGGTGAGTACATGGGTGCTTCTCCCAGGTATTAGAGCAGGTAAAGGCCAGACATTACCATCGTCTTTCAGGTCCCACACTCGCAGGGTTTTGTCTCTGGACACAGACACAAGAATCAGGCTGCCATCAGGGGCAAAGGTTAAATCTCTGACAACTTCTGTGTGGTCCATCAGGTTAAGGAGGAGTTTTCCTGTTACATGAGAACACCACAGTTTAACATGAAGGACTCCTGTACTTAGATAAAATTTTATGGACACAAATATTGAATATAAAATTACTGCATGTAAAGACAATTTTCTGCGTAGAAATGCTCCCTACAATGAGCAGCACATGGATCCTTTCACTCTCCTGTATCAAGAGGTAACTCCCGGAAAAGCTACAAAATCTATATACTAGAACCTCAGAAATGAGGCAAGACTTGTCTTTTGATGGACATACCTGTTCCAAGCTTCAATTTACAAGGACAGATTACTCAACagtcattatttttcttaactGAGTTCTCTCCAACTGTGCAGCTGTGCTACCAGCAAAACTGAAAGTCCCTAAGTTCAGATTCAGTCTTTTTGAgtcattcattttcttttaaaaaaattaaaggtcCTCATCAACATAAACCAGCAATTTCATGCTTTTAAAGCATGGTAAACCTAGGAAGACTACTGAGTAAACAACCAATGTATGTACGCacacatttaattattttgcattttccatctttcacaTCTCAAAGCACGACGTGCCTCTCTTGTTCCTTTGGCAGTTTTTCGTTACTTCTAGTTGCAGGAGCTCATgcttttttagtattttaaaatttatactGAAGGTTCAATTCCTAGTTACAATTCTATAACCCATTCCCGGTGTGTACCACCAATGTTATCACTGCATGAAGCGTGAGCTGGCACCTGAGCGTGACAAGGAACACCCGCACAACGCTCCCAGGGACACGGCGGCAGCGCTGGGGCgtcctggggcagagcaggagccgggctgggcgcaccccacgatcctggaGCTCAGGAGCCCCCGCCGTGCCCTTGGCTGCCCTCCACTCACCCGTGTACACATCCCAGATCTTGATGCGGCCGTTGTTGAGGCCGGTGGCGAGGAGCAGCTGGTCCTGCCCGAACTTGAAGCGGTGCCACTCGATGTTGACGCAGCGGCTCTGCTTCTCGGGCACCGAGGAGCCGAAGGCCAGGCTCCACACGATGTCCCCGCAGTCGATGACGTGCTCGCAGGGCTTGTTCTTCTGGCTGCCCTCGCCGCTGTGCCGCGGCGGCCGCGTGCCGGCGGCGTTCGCGCCATTCTTTGTGCCGTGCAGCAGGCTGAAAGACAGCACAAAGCACGCTGCAGCGCAAGGCACGGCCGAAAACAAACGCTTCTTCGAGGCCTGGCCACACCTGGGAGTGCTCGTGATGTACATCTCTGAGGCGCAAAGTGGTGCATCTTcactttaaaattataaaagcGGCTTTTTCTGATAACTGAGAAAAATTGCCAGCACCTGGGAACCTTCCAACACAAAGTAAGACTAATACTCTGTATACAGTTTTACCTCTGTAGAGAGCAAGATACTAACTTAACCTACTGCAAAATCCAACAGTTTCAAAGCATTTACCGAAAAATGAGCACAAAAATTGCTAGGATTTTCTGCTAAAGAGTTACTGAGTGTCCAGCATATGGAAAACAATTAACCATCCcccaaaaagggggaaaaaatgggtcAGAGAAGTGTAACCAGCTACAAAACTGCAGTGGCCAGCTACCAACTTCGCTAGCACGCAACCCGCAAGTGCcaataaaatgtgtgttttggAAGTCCACTTGCATTGGAACAAGGATGATAAGGAAAGAGGTCTGCCTTTAAGTAAATTCCTAAAAGGTAAAGCCAAACAGCATTGTGATAGGAAGTGTAAAGGGCCAGATCTGCCCACGTCTCTAAATTCCCTTTTCATTCTAACTTCCTCTTATTTTAGAGTGTCTGAATTGATTAACAAGTCACTCCTCCACAGGCTTTGCGAGGTTGCAATAGTTGTTCTTGCTGGCCACACAGGAAGAGACAGAACAGCTGTTATTTTAAGGAATTCATTTCTCCCCAAGGTGTCAAAGCCTAGAAGACCAATACATGCGTTTTAATCGATCTGAAGCTAGCTCCTGTTTTTCAGGTGCACCGAAAGCCGTAGCGGTTTGTCTTACAAGTTGTTGAGGCACTGTGCCCAGGGGACCAGCTTCACTATGCGATGTCCCTGTGACCACGCCAGGTACGAGCCATCGGGAGCGAACGCGACCGTCCAGTTCTCCCTGCCGCACTTCTTGTCGAAGGGAGACGTCGGGGCCAGGAGCTCTCCTACCGTGCGCGACCGAGCTGGGGGGACAGAGGAGAGCCGTGAGAGGGAGAGCCGAGAGAGGGAGAGCCGGGAGAGGGAGAGCCGGGAGAGGGAGAGCCGGGAGAGGGAGATCCGGGAGAGGGAGAGCCGTGAGAGGGAGAGCCGGGAGACGGAGACCCGGGAGAGGGAGAGCCGGGAGAGGGAGAGCCGTGAGAGGGAGACCCGGGAGAGGGAGAGCCGGGAGAGGGAGACCCGGGAGAGGGAGATCCGTGAGAGGGAGATCCGTGAGAGGGAGAGCCGGGAGAGGGAGAGCCGTGCAGCGCCTTACACCGGCTGCACGGGCACCCGCGCGTCACGCCGCTTTGTTCCACGGCGATCAACGCCATCGGGAGGGGGCCCGGTGTCACCGTGTaacccagcagggctgagccccgcAGGGGAACACGCGGTGCTGCCGGCGATGCCGCAGCCGGTGCGGAACGGGCGATGCCGCCAGGCCCGCGCCTGCCCGCGGCCGGGACAACGGGCCGGCGGCCGGGAGAGGCTCCGTGTGCCGGCAAGGGCTCCGTGTGCCGGCAATAGCTCCGTGTGCCGGCAATAGCAATAGCTCCGTGTGCCGGGACGGGCTCCGTGTGCCGGGGTCCCGCCCGTTACCCGCGGGCAGCCCCGAGCGCGCTGCGCTGCGGGATGGGCTgagcgcccgcccgcccccgcccgagcccgggcccggccgcgctgcccccgcccgcgcccccGCTCACCGATGAGCTTCTCGTTGACACTCGGGGGAAAGCTGGCCATGGACGGGCGGCCTGAGAGCGGCGGGGCTGCCACGGAGCGGGACGGGCGGGCGCGGGCTGggcaagatggcggcggcgggcggcggggcggggcgggggagcgcggcgcgggggccgggccgggctgaggGGGAGCGGCTCTGCccggctctgcctgccctgcccgccctgcccggctctgcctacccgccctgcccggccttccctgcccttccctgcccggctctgcccgccctgccctgcccgccctgcccggcccggccttcccggccctgcccggctctgcccgccctgcccggccttccctgcccttccctgcccggCTCTTCCCGGCCCTGCCCGGTCCTGCTCGGCCTCCCGGGGCCCTGCCGTGCCCTGCCCTCCGCAGCCGTTCGCGCTCCTGCCCCGGCCCGCTGCCCGGCCCGGTTCGCAGCCCGACCCCGTCCTCCCGCCGTGCGCCCCCCCggctcagggctggaggagtCTCCTGCTTGTAGTGTTACTTTCTATACGAGTGTAGTTCAGCGTTTAAATGCAGCAGCATCTGGTTTATGATAAAATTTTGCTGTTAATGAAGTTGTTCACAAGGAGCTTACCCTGAGAGCCCCTCATTCTCTGTGATTTTGTATTAACATCTCTGTACatccctctctccatcctttacctcttttctccttttgcttaTCTAAATTCTGCCCCTCTTCTCGACGAAGTGACTCTTCCTTGCTCTGTCTATGGACTTCAGAGAAGCACGCAGCAGGATAATTAACTGCAGATAATAATGTGATTTCATTCCAAAGCAGTGGCCTCCCTGGCAGGCACATTGCAATAACCATGGGATCAGCTATTCAGCTGTAGCAAGAGACAGGAATTACCCCAGAGTGAGCAAGGCCAGCAAAGCATTTTCTAAATTATGCAGTGATACAATGTCCaagaaaggagcagggagaagttCTGCGTGTTCTTGGTGATGTGAACACTAGCGTGGATTAGTGCTGGTTTGTATAAATTCTGCTAGCACATTGTAGCACTTATTTGAAACAGCACAatcctgttcctgctctgtcCGTCCCCCACTGCCTGCTGAGGGaagagccctgggcagctctctgcagctaaTCCCTGGAGCAAGGCAGACTTGTAGCCAGTGAATATTGTGAAATGCTGCTTGGAGTTGCTCATGGGTCGTGGATGTTTGAGCCaggccagcccagagctgagctgactCATGTAAGGATTCTCTGGAGGCTCTGAGTGaagcacacactgctggccctgggggctctgaCAGCCAGCAAACTGCAGCTTTGGCTTACTCAGCTTTGCTGGGGTGTTACCACgctgctgcttttctcactTCTTCTCCAGTTCACATTTTGAGCGTTGTGGACACAAAGGCAGAAAGGGATGTGTAAAACCCCAGGGGTTTGCAGGCTTGTTAGAAATAGTTTGGTGTCACAGGCTGTCCTGGGGACGTTGGTAGCACCTTCTCTGTTCAGGCAGCACTGGAAGGGCTTGTCCTTGTGTCTGAAGCCAGAGAGGCAGGGGTGAAAAGCTGTATTCTGTCTGCAAGCTGCCCACTCATCCCCCCTGCTCAGTAAAATGTATCTGTCTGAAATTCAGTCTAAACTTGAGGAGATAAAGAAACCACACTTTCCTTCCTGGGGACTCTcgctgtgtttattttcctggcCAGTGGCGTACGCAGGGTGGCTTTTCAGATGatttttcagctcttcctgGTGAGGTGTGGCTGTGGGGTCCAGGCTGTCACCCCCCAGGCTGTCACactctgccagggcctgcagcgGGTGGCTCAGGCTGATTTATGGGTTTTCCATCATCTTCCTTTAGGGATGCAGCTGCCGAGCCCgcacagggctgctcagctgggaaGCTCACAAACTTGGTGCCATCTTTCTCCATCAAGTCTTTGCTCACTGCAGTAAGCTTTCACAAGTGAAAGGGCTTTTGTCCTTTCTGCCTGTCCTGGAAATACCTTCAGGGTTCCAGGCTACGGAGcttttccccaggctgctggagcaccaggatCTGCTGGTTTCACATTCCTGTATTCTGACACGGGGAATTCAGTTCTAcccattttctttgctttgtcttctctttttcagacCCACAAGTGatgttcctcctcctcctcacagctgTCATTCTATAAAGCACTCCTGGCAAATTAGTAACAGGTCCAGTCACACTTAAATCCAAGGTAGCTCATCTGTGCAATAGTGCTTGCCATTAAAAATTATGCTATTTTTAGTCTACACTGTTAATTATTCACAAGCTTCTGCTTGAGAACCTATTGGGGATGGAGAAAGTTCAGCCTCAGGCCGTGGAGGCAGAAGAGaaggtgaaaggaaaacacagaatggaagaaagaaggagatGGCAAAGGAgattgagggggaaaagggcTCGCAATGAAGTGAAGGGTGAGCAGCAGAGGATTGAGACAACAAAGCTctgccaggagttggacttcaatgatccttgtgggttccttccaattCAGGACATTCTGGACTCTGTGATCCTAGGGAGGTCCAGCTGCCCTCACGCTGAAGGGTTAAAAACTCAACATGCAAGTAAAGcaacagcccagccctgcaaggAGCTGTTAGGGTGCGTGGGGCCTTGCACACGAGGCTTTGCCAGCTCTTGGTCTGTCAGTACATTTTCAAAACTCAGCAGTTCCAGCCCTGAGTGTCTCCTGCCCCCTCGCTCCGTTGtgccaggaggtgctgctgggccTGGCACCAAGCTGTTGCTTCATTTCCCGTCCGTGCTGTTGTGTGCCTGGTGGCTGCGAGCAGGATTGGCACCACCGTGGCCCCGGAGAGTTTGCAGTCTAAACAGACAAGgcaaacagcagctgggaggaggaacagGGGGATGAGGCCACTTTCTCAGGGTCATCACGGAGCAGTCAGGAGCATAACTGTGTGATTTTCCCACAGGCACCAGATAAGGCTGCCTCCCTTCCTGGAATTCGGGGCTGtcatttctctctccccttttgTCCGTTGCTCTGTGACCTATTCACCAGTGCTTCTTGTGAAGAATTTGAGGTGATTCGAAGTTGATGTACAGCTGGTACTTAGGGGGTTAATTTCAAAGGTCTGCTAAAAGAGTGTGCAGTGGAAAAGTTGCACAGATGGAATATCAGACCATGGgaatttttcctctgttttttttggTCTCGTTGGGATTTTACAATTTTTGGAGCACGTCTTTGGATATAAT from Motacilla alba alba isolate MOTALB_02 chromosome 19, Motacilla_alba_V1.0_pri, whole genome shotgun sequence carries:
- the WSB1 gene encoding WD repeat and SOCS box-containing protein 1, with translation MASFPPSVNEKLIARSRTVGELLAPTSPFDKKCGRENWTVAFAPDGSYLAWSQGHRIVKLVPWAQCLNNFLLHGTKNGANAAGTRPPRHSGEGSQKNKPCEHVIDCGDIVWSLAFGSSVPEKQSRCVNIEWHRFKFGQDQLLLATGLNNGRIKIWDVYTGKLLLNLMDHTEVVRDLTFAPDGSLILVSVSRDKTLRVWDLKDDGNMMKVLRGHPNWVYGCAFSPDSSILCSVGASKAVFLWDMDKYSMLRKLEGHHNDVVACEFSPDGALLATASYDTRVYVWDPHTGVILREFGHLFPPPTPIFAGGANDRWVRSVCFSHDGLHVASLADDKMVRFWRIDEEYPVQVAPLNNGLCCTFSTDGSVLAAGTQDGSVFFWATPSQVSSLQHLCRMAIRRVMPTSQVKNLPIPGKVVEFLCYQI